In Propionimicrobium sp. PCR01-08-3, one DNA window encodes the following:
- a CDS encoding phosphoribosyltransferase family protein gives MPPNLLKLRDATADLTLGAACPSCKIPGWGLCPACRARLPAEPHQVARPAWLHGFPVMATGWYLEPVSQLIIAHKDEGAWQLSRLLGRLLALAVDAVRSPDPELPLSLVPVPSDRSATRRRGYDHGRALARAAAGRLGMRMLPLLRRTREASDQVGRTQLARLASQRQTMTATRTARSVAVIVTDDVVTTGSTMAEAIRALRSAGHFVYGAAAVCDTPRYSVSPGFGGQVR, from the coding sequence ATGCCGCCAAACCTGCTGAAGCTGCGGGACGCCACCGCGGACCTGACTTTGGGCGCGGCCTGTCCGAGCTGCAAAATTCCCGGATGGGGACTGTGCCCTGCCTGCCGTGCGCGGCTTCCTGCCGAACCGCATCAGGTTGCGCGTCCGGCCTGGCTTCACGGTTTTCCGGTGATGGCCACGGGCTGGTATCTGGAACCGGTATCGCAGCTGATCATCGCGCACAAGGACGAAGGAGCCTGGCAGTTGTCCCGGTTGCTCGGCAGGCTGCTGGCATTGGCGGTCGATGCCGTCCGGTCGCCGGATCCCGAGCTGCCGTTGAGCCTGGTGCCGGTGCCGTCTGACCGATCGGCCACCAGGCGACGAGGCTACGATCATGGCCGCGCGCTGGCCCGTGCCGCTGCCGGACGACTCGGCATGCGCATGCTTCCGTTGCTGCGCAGGACCCGAGAGGCCAGCGACCAGGTGGGCAGGACGCAGCTGGCCCGGCTGGCCAGCCAGCGGCAGACCATGACCGCTACACGCACGGCCCGGTCGGTGGCGGTGATCGTGACCGATGATGTGGTGACAACAGGATCAACGATGGCGGAGGCGATCCGTGCACTGCGATCGGCAGGCCACTTCGTGTACGGCGCGGCAGCCGTATGCGACACCCCGCGATACTCGGTCTCACCGGGCTTCGGCGGACAGGTCCGGTGA
- the raiA gene encoding ribosome-associated translation inhibitor RaiA produces MDVSITGRHLTISDDTREQVSDELTATVEKLRDRMIRAEVEFTQAETKGDPDGEIRCEITLRGKGPVIRAGANASDKMIAFDRAEEKLKAQLRKAADRRKRRRGLRGAKEFVGAEPSATAVEENMDEEVATRKVAGDVEMTGDGPLVVREKRFDTVPLTLAQALDEMELVGHDFFLYVDAETSEPSVVYRRKAYDYGVIHLAVSQ; encoded by the coding sequence ATGGACGTCAGTATCACCGGTAGGCATCTGACCATCTCGGATGACACCCGCGAGCAGGTCAGCGACGAGCTGACCGCAACTGTCGAGAAACTCCGCGATCGCATGATCCGGGCCGAGGTTGAGTTCACTCAGGCCGAGACCAAGGGAGACCCGGACGGCGAGATCCGCTGCGAGATCACGCTGCGAGGCAAAGGACCGGTGATCCGGGCCGGAGCCAACGCGTCCGACAAGATGATCGCTTTCGATCGTGCGGAAGAAAAGCTCAAGGCTCAACTACGTAAGGCCGCTGACCGGCGTAAGCGCCGTCGTGGGCTGCGCGGTGCGAAAGAATTCGTGGGCGCAGAGCCTTCGGCCACGGCAGTCGAAGAGAACATGGACGAAGAAGTCGCCACCCGCAAGGTTGCGGGCGACGTCGAGATGACCGGCGACGGACCGCTGGTGGTGCGTGAGAAGCGGTTCGACACCGTTCCGCTGACCTTGGCGCAGGCGCTGGACGAGATGGAATTGGTCGGGCACGACTTCTTCTTGTACGTCGATGCGGAGACTTCGGAACCGAGCGTGGTCTACCGCCGCAAGGCATACGACTACGGCGTCATTCACCTGGCGGTGAGCCAGTGA
- a CDS encoding SEC-C metal-binding domain-containing protein, whose product MRIKGAESAADASKLSYSAPDEQGDADKKKDAAAAADPYAGVGRNQPCPCGSGKKFKMCHGRNPNAA is encoded by the coding sequence GTGCGCATCAAGGGTGCCGAGTCGGCTGCGGACGCGAGCAAGCTGAGCTATTCGGCGCCCGACGAACAAGGTGACGCCGACAAGAAGAAGGACGCAGCCGCCGCCGCGGACCCGTACGCAGGTGTCGGCCGCAACCAGCCCTGCCCGTGCGGTTCGGGCAAGAAGTTCAAGATGTGCCACGGACGAAACCCGAACGCCGCCTGA
- a CDS encoding Rv3235 family protein — MEFATELLVPADQLLARSIGLHGWDELAMLADVTTWQANPVCADARILATHLAQRLVETLTRRRDPKQLGRWLSFSECEALSAWIRAHREEPIRIARINLAETWPGHIEGRIQIAYPTRVLSAGLYLETRSGRWTCPGLKILLPGCSWSP, encoded by the coding sequence ATGGAATTCGCCACTGAACTACTCGTCCCCGCCGATCAGCTACTCGCCAGATCGATCGGGCTGCATGGCTGGGACGAACTGGCCATGCTCGCCGATGTGACCACCTGGCAGGCAAACCCGGTCTGCGCCGACGCCCGTATCCTGGCCACCCACCTGGCGCAACGCCTCGTCGAGACACTCACCCGGCGCCGGGATCCCAAACAGCTCGGACGCTGGTTGTCCTTCTCCGAATGCGAGGCCTTGTCCGCGTGGATCAGGGCGCACCGTGAGGAACCGATTCGTATCGCACGGATCAATCTGGCCGAGACCTGGCCGGGCCACATCGAAGGACGCATCCAGATCGCCTACCCGACCCGAGTGTTATCGGCCGGCCTGTACCTGGAGACCCGAAGCGGACGATGGACCTGCCCCGGACTGAAGATCCTGCTGCCCGGCTGCTCCTGGAGCCCGTAA